The following proteins are co-located in the Pomacea canaliculata isolate SZHN2017 linkage group LG8, ASM307304v1, whole genome shotgun sequence genome:
- the LOC112570617 gene encoding uncharacterized protein LOC112570617: MGCSAISGHQIHPGNVRPLSALEIKTIQDMWPAVNSNKELFGVFVYNSFLSREHEMRKLFPRMVLEDGEEKFRIDPAEVRRHALMVVEGLGLAVDYLQDNDKLNRFLRIVGTRHHHANVKPEMLTKLYPAMDEGLHDVLGKGYTKRQRQAFRSFFMYIVGVFKIAMMEAASSSSQHAMRDIRHSNASWSSGIGTASTCSTKSIKTLE, encoded by the exons ATGGGGTGTAGTGCTATAAGCGGTCATCAGATTCACCCAGGGAACGTCAGGCCCCTCTCTGCCTTGGAGATTAAGACGATACAAGACATGTGGCCAGCCGTGAATAGCAACAAAGAGCTTTTCGGGGTGTTTGTTTACAACAG CTTCCTGTCACGCGAGCACGAGATGCGAAAGCTGTTCCCGCGCATGGTGCTGGAAGATGGCGAGGAGAAATTCCGGATCGATCCGGCGGAAGTGCGACGTCACGCTctgatggtggtggagggacTGGGGCTGGCCGTCGACTACCTGCAGGACAACGACAAGCTCAACCGCTTCCTGCGTATCGTCGGTACCCGCCATCACCACGCCAACGTCAAACCTGAAATGCTGACG aaacTTTACCCTGCCATGGACGAGGGTCTGCACGACGTGCTAGGGAAAGGTTACACAAAGCGCCAACGACAGGCGTTCCGTTCGTTCTTTATGTACATCGTGGGTGTCTTCAAAATCGCCATGATGGAGGCTGCTAGCTCAAGCTCCCAGCATGCTATGCGTGACATCAGGCACAGCAACGCCAGCTGGAGCAGCGGCATCGGAACGGCCTCCACCTGCTCCACCAAGTCCATCAAGACCCTGGAATGA
- the LOC112570618 gene encoding LOW QUALITY PROTEIN: SNW domain-containing protein 1-like (The sequence of the model RefSeq protein was modified relative to this genomic sequence to represent the inferred CDS: substituted 1 base at 1 genomic stop codon), with protein MVSLSSILPAPTQRIFDRDEEEKSIRAQMQVASVSSHRTAPPYGHRKGWVPRTQDDFGDGGAFPEIGIAQYPLAMGLKKSTSNALAVSLDATGKIKYDAIARQGHGKDKVIHSRPQDLLPKPIEDDDPELQKPDDEQVMENTEKTRMALEKLVSGKISAAMPVRHAEKQAPAQYIRYTPSQQGVAFNSGAKQRIIRMVDVQRDPMEPPKFKXSKQEIPRGPPSPPAPVLHSPNRKVTVKEQQEWKIPPCISNWKNNRGYTIPLDKRLAADGRGLQNVHINENFAKLAEALYIADRKAREAVEIRAQIEKKMAQKEKEKREEGLRLLAQKARDERAGIRRAEERDEEAAERDELRRERAKDRQHQRNLARAAPDKRTKVMKARDRDISEKIALGLPNAGASSQETQFDQRLFNQTKGMDSGFGDDEAYNVYDKPWREENSVANNIYRPSKKLDNDLYSDDLDTLMKTKRFVPDKEFEGTDRKRRRDGPVEFLRDIEEDVFGLNKFFKDAKEGQKRPAEESGRSGREYDGKSSKKRRE; from the exons ATGGTGTCATTATCAAG CATCCTACCGGCACCTACGCAGCGGATATTTGAcagagatgaagaagaaaagtcaaTCAGAGCACAGATGCAG GTTGCATCAGTAAGCAGTCATCGAACTGCTCCTCCATATGGTCATCGTAAAGGATGGGTGCCAAGAACACAGGATGACTTTGGCGATGGAGGAGCATTCCCAGAGATTGGTATCGCACAGTATCCTCTGGCTATGGGTCTGAAGAAAAGCACGTCTAATGCCCTGGCTGTCTCTCTGGATGCTACTGGAAAGATCAAGTATGATGCCATAGCAAGGCAGGGACATGGGAAAGATAAG GTGATACATTCGCGTCCTCAAGATTTGCTCCCAAAACCCATCGAGGATGATGACCCCGAGCTTCAGAAACCTGATGATGAACAGGTTATGGAAAACACAGAGAAGACTCGCATGGCACTTGAAAAACTTGTGTCTGGAAAAATTTCTGCAGCAATGCCTGTGAGGCATGCAGAGAAACAGGCACCAGCTCAATACATTAG GTATACTCCTTCACAGCAGGGAGTGGCTTTCAACTCGGGAGCAAAACAGAGAATTATCCGCATGGTTGATGTCCAGAGAGACCCCATGGAACCTCCCAAATTTAAGTAA AGTAAACAAGAAATACCACGAGGACCACCATCACCTCCtgccccagtcttgcactcACCTAACAGAAAG GTGACAGTGAAAGAGCAGCAAGAGTGGAAGATTCCACCATGCATTTCAAATTGGAAGAACAACAGA GGTTACACCATTCCCTTGGACAAGCGGTTGGCTGCCGATGGCCGGGGACTTCAAAATGTACACATCAATGAAAACTTTGCTAAGCTGGCAGAAGCCCTCTACATAGCGGATAGAAAG GCACGTGAAGCTGTTGAGATTCGTGCtcaaattgagaaaaaaatggcgcagaaggagaaagagaagagggaggagggCTTGAGGCTGCTAGCTCAGAAAGCAAGGGATGAACGTGCTGGCATCCGCCGAGCTGAAG AGCGAGATGAAGAAGCAGCTGAGAGGGATGAATTGCGGCGTGAACGTGCTAAGGATAGACAACATCAGCGCAACCTTGCCAGAGCTGCTCCAGACAAGAG AACCAAGGTGATGAAAGCCCGAGACAGGGACATCAGTGAAAAAATTGCGTTGGGTTTGCCCAACGCTGGTGCTTCTTCTCAGGAAACACAGTTTGACCAGCGACTCTTCAACCAGACCAAG GGTATGGACAGTGGGTTTGGAGATGATGAAGCTTATAATGTTTATGACAAACCTTGGCGGGAAGAGAATTCTGTGGCAAACAACATATATCGACCATCCAAAAAGTTGGACAATGACCTGTATAGTGACGACTTAGACACTTTGATGAAAACTAAAAG GTTTGTGCCTGACAAAGAATTTGAAGGAACAGACCGCAAGAGACGGCGAGATGGTCCCGTTGAGTTCCTTCGGGATATTGAGGAGGACGTTTTTGGATTGAATAAGTTCTTCAAGGACGCTAAAGAAGGTCAAAAGCGTCCAGCAGAGGAGTCTGGGCGTTCTGGGAGAGAGTATGACGGGAAGAGCAGTAAAAAGAGACGGGAGTGA
- the LOC112570616 gene encoding uncharacterized aarF domain-containing protein kinase 1-like — MKREIRRIIQITSAASLAAGSVIFLQKNDWEVSTVGAVRFGRAALAALSIAADYKWTLKGLDPNSPDYIITKSQIHHRSAICLQKMCAKNGGAFVKVGQHVGSLDYLLPKEYVQTMKIFHSEAPQSDLKDIYKVIEEDFGKKVNEIFASFDPKPLGAASLAQVHKAVLKDGRVVAVKVQHPKVKAYSAIDIKTMELLVHGITWIFPGFQYAWLAEETKKNLPVELDFINEGHNCEQASIIFQHFDFFKVPKIYWELTSPRVLTMEYCEGGKVDNLKYMQEHGISVNEVSRKLGLLYSEMIFVQGYVHCDPHPGNILISQTPQGVQITLLDHGLYQKLDDDLRIHYSKMWLAMINADVEGMKRHAEALNVGHLFGLFACMLTARSWKALQAGIGKHEFTDIEGSEIQTKVSDYLLEISDILNRVPRQLLLIFKTNDVLRGIEASLHTRANATSFINMSRCCIRAVAQDERRQCEGAVGCVLRTRLREHWQLLRVSVYELVMWVVSSSWFRWLGLNRTEVLYS; from the exons atgaagagggAAATCCGAAGAATCATTCAAATTACATCTGCTGCATCCTTAGCAGCTGGAAGCGTAATTTTTCTACAAAAGAATGATTGGGAAGTGTCAACAGTGGGCGCAGTTCGATTTGGACGAGCAGCACTTGCT GCACTTTCTATAGCAGCTGATTACAAGTGGACACTAAAGGGTTTAGATCCTAACTCACCAGACTATATCATCACCAAGTCTCAg ATTCATCATCGATCAGCAATATGTCTCCAAAAGATGTGTGCTAAAAATGGGGGTGCTTTCGTTAAAGTTGGTCAACATGTTGGATCCCTTGATTATTTGCTGCCAAAGGAATACGTCCAAACCATGAAGATTTTCCACAGTGAAGCACCACAATCTGACTTAAAAGATATCTATAAAGTCATTGAAGAAGATTTTGGAAAGAAG GTCAACGAGATCTTTGCATCTTTTGACCCAAAACCTCTAGGAGCTGCCTCATTAGCTCAGGTGCACAAAGCAGTTCTGAAAGATGGCCGTGTGGTTGCTGTCAAAGTGCAGCACCCAAAGGTCAAGGCCTATTCAGCCATAGACATCAAAACCATGGAG CTACTGGTGCATGGCATCACATGGATTTTCCCAGGTTTTCAGTATGCCTGGCTGGCtgaggaaacaaagaagaacCTCCCTGTGGAACTTGACTTTATCAATGAAGGACACAACTGTGAGCAGGCATCCATCATCTTTCAGCATTTTGACTTCTTCAAG GTACCCAAAATTTACTGGGAACTTACATCACCACGTGTCCTTACTATGGAGTACTGTGAAGGTGGAAAGGTTGACAACCTAAAATATATGCAAGAACATGGTATTTCAGTAAATGAG GTGTCAAGAAAACTGGGATTGTTGTACAGCGAGATGATTTTTGTCCAAGGCTATGTCCACTGTGATCCTCACCCAGGAAATATATTGATCAGTCAAACTCCTCAAGGCGTGCAGATTACTCTACTGGACCATGGACTATATCAG AAGTTAGACGACGATCTGCGCATCCACTACAGCAAGATGTGGCTGGCCATGATTAACGCTGACGTGGAAGGTATGAAACGGCACGCGGAGGCCCTGAATGTGGGCCACTTGTTCGGTCTCTTTGCCTGCATGCTGACAGCGCGATCCTGGAAGGCGCTGCAGGCCGGCATCGGCAAGCACGAGTTCACGGACATTGAG GGCTCTGAGATCCAGACGAAGGTGAGCGACTACTTGCTGGAGATCAGTGACATCCTCAACCGCGTGCCGCGCCAGCTGCTGCTCATCTTCAAGACCAACGATGTGCTGCGCGGCATCGAGGCCAGTCTGCACACCCGCGCCAACGCCACCTCCTTCATCAACATGTCGCGTTGCTGCATCCGCGCCGTGGCGCAAGATGAGCGGCGGCAGTGCGAGGGGGCGGTGGGGTGCGTGTTGCGCACGAGACTGCGCGAACACTGGCAGTTGTTGCGAGTCTCCGTCTATGAGTTAGTCATGTGGGTGGTGTCCTCGTCGTGGTTCAGGTGGCTGGGACTGAACAGAACAGAGGTTCTTTACAGTTGA